The Niastella koreensis GR20-10 genome includes a window with the following:
- a CDS encoding L-threonylcarbamoyladenylate synthase has product MDFSHDVDHCLKVLQGGGLILYPTDTIWGIGCDATNATAVNRIFNLKQRPEAKSMIILLADEKELMQYVAHIDLQVFDYLAKVKKPTTVIYEGAIGLADNVINADGTVAIRIVKDSFCKHLIKRLRKPIVSTSANISGDPSPAIFHDISPAIWQGVDYIVQYRQNETTAHAASSIIKWNKDGSITVIRE; this is encoded by the coding sequence ATGGATTTTTCACACGACGTTGATCATTGTTTAAAAGTATTGCAGGGCGGGGGACTGATCCTTTACCCTACCGATACCATCTGGGGCATTGGCTGCGACGCCACCAATGCAACGGCGGTTAACCGCATTTTTAACCTGAAACAGCGGCCCGAGGCCAAAAGTATGATCATTTTGCTGGCCGATGAAAAGGAGCTGATGCAGTATGTGGCGCATATTGACCTGCAGGTGTTCGATTACCTGGCCAAGGTTAAAAAGCCTACGACGGTCATTTATGAAGGCGCTATCGGACTGGCCGATAATGTGATCAATGCCGATGGAACTGTGGCCATCCGGATCGTAAAAGATAGTTTTTGCAAACACCTGATTAAACGGTTGCGTAAACCCATTGTATCCACCTCGGCCAATATTTCGGGCGATCCGTCACCGGCAATTTTTCACGATATTTCGCCGGCGATCTGGCAGGGCGTGGATTACATTGTACAATACCGGCAGAATGAAACCACAGCGCACGCCGCCTCATCAATTATCAAATGGAATAAGGACGGTAGTATAACTGTAATTAGAGAATAA
- a CDS encoding DMT family transporter, protein MEGKKHTVSLAGFLITIIGSILFSTKAIIVKVAFAHTHMDALTLLMLRMTFSLPFYLAAVWFARKENLAPLTRRQWLSVIGLGLFGYYLSSLFDFMGLQYVTAGLERLILFLYPTFAVLINAFVFKQPVVSTQKIALLLTYTGIGIAYLGELHIDTSNPNFYWGSFLIFLCSITYSVYIVGSGRVIPAVGVTRFTAYALLASTAGVFTHFALNGGTLHDLEQGGTPIIWYGILLATIATVLPTFMMAAGMKRIGSNNVAIISAVGPVSTIIQAHFILGEKIFTAQIIGTLLVITGVVLIGWKRN, encoded by the coding sequence TTGGAAGGGAAAAAACATACAGTTTCATTAGCGGGATTCCTCATTACTATCATCGGCTCCATTTTGTTTTCCACAAAAGCCATTATTGTAAAAGTGGCCTTTGCGCACACGCATATGGACGCCCTTACCCTGCTGATGCTGCGCATGACTTTTTCCCTTCCCTTTTACCTGGCAGCCGTATGGTTTGCCCGTAAAGAGAACCTGGCGCCACTTACCAGGCGTCAGTGGCTGAGTGTTATCGGGCTGGGTTTATTTGGTTATTACCTCAGCAGCCTCTTCGATTTTATGGGCCTGCAATATGTAACTGCCGGTCTGGAGCGATTGATCCTCTTTTTGTATCCCACCTTCGCCGTACTCATCAACGCCTTTGTTTTTAAACAGCCCGTAGTAAGTACGCAAAAGATAGCCCTGCTGCTTACCTATACCGGCATTGGCATTGCTTATTTGGGCGAATTGCACATTGATACCTCGAACCCCAATTTTTACTGGGGCAGTTTTCTCATTTTTTTATGTTCAATCACCTATAGCGTTTATATCGTCGGCAGCGGCCGCGTAATACCCGCTGTGGGAGTTACCCGTTTTACCGCTTATGCCCTGCTGGCCTCCACCGCCGGGGTGTTTACGCATTTTGCCTTAAACGGCGGCACCCTCCACGACCTGGAACAGGGCGGTACCCCCATTATTTGGTATGGCATTTTGCTGGCTACCATCGCCACAGTATTGCCCACGTTTATGATGGCCGCCGGAATGAAAAGGATCGGTTCCAACAATGTAGCCATTATTTCGGCGGTTGGCCCGGTTTCCACCATCATTCAGGCACACTTCATCCTGGGCGAAAAGATCTTCACCGCCCAGATCATAGGCACTTTACTGGTAATTACCGGGGTTGTTTTGATAGGCTGGAAGCGCAACTAA
- a CDS encoding T9SS type A sorting domain-containing protein codes for MSKQFYTNSTLRIPLLLLLLGVLCKVQAQTLNISKSVANITTTGDGTTASQSDVLQYTIIVNNLSALNITSATVFDNIPAGASYVAGSTTLNGIAAADVGGAMPFAITGGLINSPSYGAGILAPNASATITFRVKVTANGGSISNYATLQGIYSSANFIQGTNTVFTNLTADAGCSVVYQCTAITPEGSPADPLYYRFIKTLDKSNGQGGPILYDGENGPCFDAVSGAVIAGGLMDYVAAIAYDKTTNRIYFVNNYATNPAQDLCYVDLNASPVCARKFTGYPLEPNVSYSINRMAFASDGLGYAVTSHGDDLIQFSVSTVTGLPVITRLGPLINDATNGVNDVLGETGGDLFGDGSGKLYLIANSSKLYKINPATRVTTFLGGINPSPASSSNSIAIDPAGNVYIGGSYQDVYKVNLATMGGTSITGGAISNVWTSGDFTSCGFPVLSPALIANKTYRNTRGVPFVVGGDTVEYSIEVTNTGNINAPGVKLFDSVPSATAYIPNSTAMNGIGIADNSGVMPFAIAGGQYINSTGEQSGIVKPGAGNKVVVTFRAKTIADMYVCNQSRITLLDGDGNTIFVNSDDPAQPGSQNATCFYTSGVLATNSLNFSGSLANNQSLLKWTLQEDDNIAGYELEYSETPDHFKTTGKLTARHNGNIGSDYQFADKINTTADSRFYRLKIVQQNGRYTYSGIVFLSLKEVGMNVYPNPFHKEINVQLQLKMAEQLRFRLVDFYGKEVYTSAQSFSAGYHSVSLNVPAGCRPGMYVLEVSGPKGRLLQQKLLKK; via the coding sequence ATGAGTAAACAATTCTACACGAATTCAACTCTACGTATACCATTATTACTGCTGTTGCTGGGTGTTTTGTGTAAAGTACAGGCGCAAACGCTAAACATTAGCAAATCTGTTGCAAATATTACTACAACAGGCGACGGCACTACCGCTTCACAGAGTGACGTATTACAGTATACCATCATCGTTAACAACCTGTCGGCATTGAACATTACCAGTGCTACGGTATTTGATAATATTCCGGCGGGGGCATCGTATGTAGCAGGTTCCACCACCCTAAACGGGATTGCAGCAGCAGATGTGGGTGGCGCCATGCCGTTTGCCATAACCGGGGGATTGATAAATTCACCATCGTATGGGGCTGGTATTCTGGCGCCAAACGCAAGCGCTACCATCACCTTTAGGGTAAAGGTTACGGCAAATGGCGGCAGCATAAGCAATTATGCCACGCTACAGGGTATTTATAGTTCCGCCAATTTTATCCAGGGCACCAACACCGTCTTTACCAATCTTACGGCTGATGCCGGCTGTTCGGTGGTATACCAGTGCACGGCCATCACGCCCGAAGGTTCACCCGCCGATCCCTTATACTACCGGTTTATAAAAACACTTGATAAAAGCAATGGCCAGGGCGGGCCCATTTTGTACGATGGCGAGAATGGCCCTTGTTTTGATGCTGTTTCCGGAGCTGTTATTGCCGGTGGACTTATGGATTATGTAGCCGCTATTGCTTACGATAAAACTACCAATCGCATTTACTTTGTAAATAATTACGCTACCAATCCTGCCCAGGACCTGTGTTATGTGGACCTGAACGCTTCGCCTGTTTGTGCCCGTAAATTTACGGGGTACCCGCTCGAGCCCAATGTGTCGTACAGCATAAACCGAATGGCTTTTGCTTCCGATGGCCTTGGTTATGCCGTTACCTCGCATGGCGACGACCTTATTCAGTTTTCGGTAAGTACAGTTACGGGGCTGCCGGTGATTACCCGGTTGGGTCCCTTGATCAATGATGCCACAAATGGCGTCAATGATGTGCTGGGCGAAACCGGCGGCGATCTGTTTGGCGATGGTTCGGGAAAATTATACCTGATAGCCAATAGCAGCAAACTCTACAAAATAAACCCTGCCACCCGGGTTACCACTTTTTTAGGGGGCATCAATCCATCACCGGCCAGTAGTTCCAATTCCATTGCCATTGACCCTGCCGGGAATGTATACATTGGCGGTTCGTACCAGGATGTATATAAAGTAAACCTGGCTACCATGGGGGGCACTTCAATAACCGGCGGCGCCATCAGTAATGTATGGACCAGCGGCGATTTTACCAGTTGTGGATTCCCGGTGTTGTCACCGGCGCTGATTGCCAATAAAACGTATCGCAATACGCGCGGCGTGCCATTTGTGGTGGGGGGCGATACGGTTGAATATTCCATTGAAGTAACCAATACCGGCAATATCAATGCGCCCGGGGTTAAATTATTCGATTCCGTTCCATCTGCTACCGCCTACATTCCCAATTCAACAGCTATGAATGGAATAGGCATAGCTGATAATAGCGGCGTTATGCCTTTTGCCATCGCTGGTGGGCAATATATTAATTCAACCGGTGAGCAAAGCGGGATAGTTAAACCTGGAGCCGGCAATAAAGTAGTAGTGACCTTTAGGGCTAAAACAATTGCCGATATGTACGTGTGCAACCAGTCGCGGATAACGTTGCTGGATGGAGATGGCAATACCATCTTTGTTAATTCCGACGACCCGGCGCAACCGGGCAGTCAGAATGCCACCTGTTTTTATACCAGTGGGGTGTTGGCTACAAACAGTTTAAACTTCAGTGGCAGCCTTGCTAATAATCAATCGCTGTTGAAATGGACGCTGCAGGAAGATGATAATATTGCGGGGTATGAACTGGAATATTCCGAAACGCCCGATCATTTTAAAACAACCGGTAAATTAACAGCCCGGCACAATGGAAACATCGGGAGCGATTACCAGTTTGCAGATAAAATAAATACAACTGCCGACTCCCGGTTTTACCGGTTAAAGATCGTGCAACAGAATGGGCGCTATACTTATTCCGGCATTGTTTTTCTTAGTTTGAAAGAAGTGGGGATGAATGTATACCCCAATCCATTTCATAAAGAAATAAATGTGCAGCTGCAGTTGAAAATGGCGGAGCAGCTCCGATTCAGGCTGGTTGATTTTTATGGAAAGGAAGTATATACATCGGCGCAATCTTTTTCTGCCGGTTATCACTCCGTTAGTTTGAACGTACCTGCTGGTTGCCGGCCAGGTATGTATGTGCTGGAAGTGTCGGGACCTAAAGGCCGGTTATTACAACAAAAACTGCTTAAAAAATAA
- a CDS encoding ATP-dependent helicase, whose amino-acid sequence MTTIDSQKAQAFYAELILIQHSKAEPTERFSNLSSAFYKLIKTSTNEELVAFRNFYARFRYLLSQLNMSVTERQNLDAFRRFIKEGNINKTTPKAIQQGIALLYRLVKLLSNDKTNTKELDTLPYSDGYFLKLVPQRKYDTLTNLKILVAAWSEITDYKGNACFTLQGYDLENMEGLVEILVKAQPHANLTPIRQLLTPGAILQLQNITYTGKAGNQYTTTYESLIALEPDFLVDATAVGECFLSAQQSSSDLFFLGKVVDELPGIPALKGSMVGYFLDEIVRDKKQDLEAVYKKAQKSNALKAAQFGNLQMQLVKQSIFNEHLKNIKTLVETQKGKEIWIEPTYFSKEFGLQGRIDLLGINKKLNSKDIVELKSGSPTNHVVHIARVNHKMQVVCYDLLLQSTYGQNRQGANAVFYSQCTTLPYRSIVSERGEKIDVLHIRNEITAKIYQLANGDFSLLRKIKHEGVTDPGFKRDQLTQFRAHYDPSRIASQYYEELLAFTLREMINAKVGDMLKEDREDNQNGFAGLWLDNQLAKEQDFRILFDMNIKQIDEENGQIHLTYNNDIPHSFRKGDLVILYPRSEDGYSPLKQHILKGTLSALGLNSMTINLFNIQTDYTFLRAHQYWAIEPDILERNNWSTISSLFNILCCSDRKKKLLFGHEEPKSETSISYNNQHLTSKQNQVIQQALNARDYYLLQGPPGTGKTSTFLVNYMQEQICKTKDKIIVLAFTNKAVDKICESFNKPINSKYTIPYLRLGTNMINDEHLFTKRISGDNPDTWKQLIDSHQVIVSTVATFQNNWLLLKKLTGNFNQVIIDEASQLTEATLAGILVLFEKFILIGDHKQLPSVVTQDAKTCITGNKYLNNLGVTDLRTSLFERLTRNAINKKWGNAYGQLTHHYRMHEDIAGLISQHYREPLMSMKLQQKTKAAPYKLTVDDPLFELTASRIVFIESIPENALKKNEQEAIVAAFITQHLIDTGIVTPAEIGIVTPFRAQIAEIKRHLRPDILLNENFIIDTVERYQGDERKIILFSSTVCHARQIPSMQSIAAGDTDKTDRKLLVSISRASEQFILLGNSAVLRTSKQYQELILQIESKNGFIDKQFSENIITYRELIAE is encoded by the coding sequence ATGACAACGATTGACAGTCAAAAAGCGCAGGCTTTTTACGCGGAGCTTATATTGATACAACACTCCAAAGCCGAACCAACTGAACGATTCTCCAACCTGAGCAGCGCATTTTACAAACTCATTAAAACTTCAACGAACGAAGAACTGGTTGCCTTCAGGAACTTTTATGCCCGTTTCCGGTATTTGCTCTCGCAATTGAATATGAGCGTCACTGAACGGCAAAACCTGGATGCCTTCAGAAGGTTCATCAAAGAAGGGAACATTAATAAAACGACGCCTAAGGCCATTCAACAAGGCATTGCCCTGTTATACCGGCTGGTTAAACTGCTGTCGAATGATAAAACAAATACAAAGGAGCTTGATACCCTTCCTTACAGTGACGGGTACTTTTTAAAATTAGTTCCACAAAGAAAATACGACACCCTAACCAACCTGAAAATATTGGTTGCTGCCTGGAGCGAAATAACCGATTACAAAGGCAACGCCTGTTTTACTTTACAGGGATATGACCTGGAAAATATGGAAGGTCTGGTTGAAATACTGGTAAAGGCGCAACCTCATGCCAACCTAACGCCCATCAGGCAGTTATTGACGCCGGGTGCTATTCTGCAATTACAAAATATTACCTACACCGGAAAAGCCGGTAATCAATACACCACCACCTACGAATCACTGATTGCCCTGGAACCCGATTTCCTGGTTGATGCAACGGCGGTTGGCGAATGCTTTCTATCCGCACAACAATCAAGCAGCGATCTGTTCTTTTTAGGTAAAGTGGTAGATGAACTGCCGGGGATCCCGGCCTTAAAGGGTAGCATGGTAGGTTATTTTCTCGATGAAATTGTCCGGGACAAAAAACAGGACCTGGAAGCTGTTTATAAAAAGGCGCAAAAAAGCAATGCGTTAAAAGCCGCGCAGTTTGGCAACTTACAAATGCAACTTGTAAAGCAATCTATTTTCAACGAACACCTTAAAAATATTAAAACCCTGGTTGAAACCCAGAAGGGCAAGGAAATATGGATTGAGCCAACTTATTTTTCAAAAGAGTTTGGCCTGCAGGGCCGTATTGACCTGTTGGGCATTAATAAAAAGCTCAACTCCAAAGATATTGTGGAGTTAAAAAGCGGCAGCCCTACCAATCATGTGGTACACATTGCCCGGGTAAACCATAAGATGCAGGTAGTGTGCTACGACCTGTTGCTGCAAAGCACCTATGGCCAAAACAGGCAGGGCGCCAATGCCGTATTTTATTCGCAATGCACCACCTTGCCGTACCGGTCTATTGTAAGCGAGCGTGGTGAAAAAATTGATGTACTGCACATCAGGAATGAGATCACGGCAAAAATTTACCAGCTTGCTAATGGCGATTTCAGTCTGCTACGTAAGATAAAACACGAAGGCGTAACAGATCCGGGCTTTAAACGCGACCAGTTAACCCAGTTCAGAGCACATTACGATCCATCGAGAATAGCTTCGCAATACTACGAGGAATTATTAGCCTTTACTTTACGGGAAATGATCAACGCCAAAGTTGGCGACATGTTGAAAGAAGACAGGGAAGATAACCAGAATGGCTTTGCCGGGTTGTGGCTCGATAACCAATTAGCCAAGGAGCAGGATTTTCGCATTTTGTTCGATATGAACATCAAACAAATTGATGAGGAGAATGGACAGATTCACTTAACCTATAACAACGACATCCCCCATAGTTTTCGTAAAGGCGACCTGGTGATCCTGTATCCCAGATCGGAAGATGGTTATAGCCCGTTGAAACAACATATTCTGAAGGGCACGCTATCTGCTTTAGGTCTGAATTCAATGACCATCAACCTGTTTAACATTCAAACAGATTATACGTTTTTAAGGGCTCACCAATACTGGGCCATTGAGCCGGACATCCTGGAACGGAATAACTGGAGCACCATTTCAAGTTTGTTCAATATATTATGCTGCAGCGACCGTAAAAAGAAATTGTTATTTGGCCACGAGGAACCAAAATCTGAAACCAGCATTTCTTATAACAATCAACACCTCACCAGCAAACAGAACCAGGTGATTCAGCAGGCGTTGAATGCCCGCGATTATTATTTGCTGCAAGGCCCGCCCGGAACAGGAAAAACGAGCACGTTCCTGGTGAACTACATGCAGGAACAAATTTGTAAAACAAAAGATAAGATAATCGTACTGGCTTTTACCAATAAAGCCGTTGACAAGATCTGTGAATCGTTTAACAAACCAATAAACAGTAAATATACCATTCCCTACCTGCGGCTGGGTACCAACATGATCAACGACGAGCACCTTTTTACCAAACGGATAAGCGGCGATAACCCCGATACCTGGAAACAGTTGATTGACTCCCACCAGGTAATTGTATCAACCGTAGCTACCTTTCAGAACAACTGGCTGCTGCTGAAAAAACTGACCGGGAATTTTAACCAGGTCATTATCGACGAAGCCTCGCAATTAACTGAAGCCACCCTGGCCGGCATTTTGGTTTTGTTTGAAAAATTTATTTTGATTGGCGACCATAAGCAATTGCCCTCCGTTGTAACGCAGGATGCCAAAACCTGTATCACCGGCAACAAATACCTGAATAACCTGGGTGTTACCGACCTGCGTACTTCTTTATTTGAACGGCTTACCCGCAACGCCATCAACAAAAAATGGGGAAACGCATACGGACAACTTACACATCACTACCGCATGCACGAGGATATTGCCGGATTGATATCCCAGCATTACCGCGAACCGCTTATGAGCATGAAGCTTCAACAAAAAACCAAAGCGGCTCCTTATAAATTAACGGTTGACGATCCGTTGTTTGAACTCACGGCAAGCCGCATCGTTTTTATTGAAAGCATTCCCGAAAATGCGCTGAAAAAAAACGAACAGGAAGCCATTGTAGCGGCCTTCATAACGCAGCACTTAATTGACACAGGCATTGTAACCCCGGCCGAAATAGGAATAGTTACGCCATTCAGGGCACAGATTGCAGAGATAAAAAGACACCTCCGACCCGACATCCTGCTCAACGAGAATTTTATCATCGATACGGTGGAGCGGTACCAGGGTGATGAAAGAAAGATCATTCTGTTTTCCAGTACAGTGTGCCATGCCAGGCAAATACCGTCTATGCAAAGCATTGCGGCCGGCGATACAGATAAAACCGATAGAAAGCTGCTGGTAAGTATCTCCCGGGCAAGTGAACAATTCATTTTACTTGGTAATTCAGCCGTATTACGAACTTCCAAACAATACCAGGAATTAATATTGCAAATTGAATCAAAAAACGGTTTCATCGACAAACAGTTTTCTGAAAACATTATTACCTATAGGGAACTGATAGCTGAATAA
- a CDS encoding response regulator — MSNTGTAKIALIDSHPLMRECISSYLAGFDYSITLQVGDGKELIDQLTKENVPDVCLLEFNARKKNGYDIIKMLRSSCPNMKIAIYSMQTGPVENKIPSGADVIIPDQISIADFKSTLDNLIQRQPFVAS, encoded by the coding sequence ATGAGCAACACCGGTACGGCAAAAATTGCCCTTATCGACAGTCACCCTTTGATGCGCGAATGCATCTCCAGTTATCTGGCAGGTTTTGATTATTCAATCACCTTGCAGGTAGGAGATGGGAAGGAACTGATTGATCAGTTAACAAAGGAAAATGTTCCAGATGTATGCCTGCTGGAATTTAATGCGCGGAAAAAAAACGGGTACGACATAATAAAAATGTTGCGGTCTTCCTGTCCAAACATGAAGATTGCGATCTACTCCATGCAAACCGGGCCGGTTGAAAATAAAATCCCTTCAGGCGCCGATGTTATCATCCCCGATCAAATCTCCATTGCGGATTTTAAATCCACACTCGATAACCTGATACAACGGCAACCCTTTGTAGCAAGCTAA
- a CDS encoding YciI family protein → MDEYMLIFRHEDGTKVASPEQIQIWMKQTMDWIGGISAQGKFVEGNGLPFDDSKVVWHKGVVTDGPFGEIKETIGGYIVVKAGSVNEAVEFAKGCPVLQGDGNSVEVRKIAKGDGVHK, encoded by the coding sequence ATGGATGAGTACATGTTGATCTTCAGACACGAGGACGGGACAAAAGTTGCTTCGCCTGAACAAATACAGATCTGGATGAAACAGACCATGGATTGGATCGGTGGCATTTCTGCACAGGGAAAATTTGTAGAAGGCAATGGTTTGCCATTTGATGACAGTAAAGTAGTGTGGCACAAGGGCGTTGTTACCGACGGCCCGTTTGGTGAAATTAAAGAAACCATTGGCGGTTACATTGTTGTAAAAGCCGGTTCGGTTAATGAAGCGGTTGAATTTGCCAAAGGCTGCCCGGTTTTACAAGGTGATGGCAACAGTGTTGAAGTGAGAAAGATCGCCAAAGGTGATGGCGTACATAAATAA
- a CDS encoding 2,3,4,5-tetrahydropyridine-2,6-dicarboxylate N-succinyltransferase, with translation MQDLILEAWSNRELLKEKKYTDAVKAVIEEVDKGRLRVASPTDGKWAVNEWIKQAILMYFGIQPMQTWTMEPFEFYDKMLLKKNYKELGVRAVPHAVARYGAYVAKNVVLMPSYVNIGAYVDEGTMVDTWATVGSCAQIGKGVHLSGGVGIGGVLEPLQATPVIVEDGCFIGSRCIVVEGVVVEKEAVLGANVVLTQSTKIIDVSGDTPVEYKGRVPARSVVIPGTYAKKFPAGEYHVSCALIIGQRKPSTDLKTSLNDALRDFNVSV, from the coding sequence ATGCAAGACCTGATACTCGAAGCCTGGAGCAACCGCGAGTTATTAAAAGAAAAAAAATATACCGATGCGGTAAAAGCCGTTATTGAAGAAGTGGATAAGGGCCGTTTGCGTGTGGCTTCGCCCACAGATGGCAAATGGGCAGTGAATGAGTGGATAAAACAGGCTATCCTGATGTATTTCGGCATTCAGCCCATGCAAACATGGACTATGGAGCCTTTTGAATTCTACGACAAAATGCTGCTGAAAAAAAATTATAAAGAACTGGGTGTACGCGCTGTTCCCCATGCTGTAGCGCGTTATGGCGCCTATGTGGCCAAAAACGTGGTACTGATGCCCTCTTATGTGAACATCGGCGCTTATGTTGACGAAGGCACTATGGTGGACACCTGGGCTACTGTGGGCAGCTGCGCCCAAATTGGCAAGGGCGTGCACCTGAGCGGTGGTGTAGGTATCGGCGGCGTGCTTGAACCTTTACAGGCTACTCCTGTTATCGTGGAGGATGGTTGCTTCATTGGCAGCCGTTGCATAGTGGTAGAAGGCGTTGTGGTGGAAAAAGAGGCTGTATTGGGCGCTAACGTGGTATTGACCCAAAGCACCAAGATCATCGACGTAAGCGGCGATACGCCGGTTGAGTATAAAGGACGGGTACCGGCACGCAGTGTGGTAATTCCCGGCACTTATGCTAAAAAATTCCCTGCGGGCGAATACCATGTAAGCTGCGCACTCATCATTGGTCAGCGTAAACCAAGCACCGACCTGAAAACCAGCCTGAATGATGCGCTGAGAGATTTTAATGTATCTGTTTAA
- a CDS encoding RNA polymerase sigma factor → MQQPELIPHLFRTEYRKIIAVLCKRFGFFEIETAEDIASDTFMLAAQTWSLKGIPPNPIAWLYAVAKNKAKNFLHRQATFTGKIVPATAAAEDSATLPEYEIDLSPQNINDSQLQMMFAICNPAIAPEAQIGLSLRILCGFGIEEIADAFLTNKETINKRLFKAKEKLREENIRIELPGITEIDARLNAVLATIYLLFSEGYYSISNNKTVRKELCFEAMRLCYMLIENKHTNKPPVNALLSLMCFQASRFEARINEEGGLILYDEQDTSLWDADLISKGSYFLNCSATGNQLSKYHLEAAIAWWSTQKDDTHEKWESVLQLYNRLLRIEYSPIAALNRTFALSKANGKPEAIIEAEKLQLTSNHFYYTLLGELYTGIDDIKAKQNYELAFALAKTATDKTTIRKKVDQLTS, encoded by the coding sequence ATGCAACAACCCGAATTAATACCGCATTTATTCAGAACCGAATACCGGAAAATAATTGCCGTACTATGCAAACGCTTTGGCTTTTTTGAAATTGAAACGGCCGAAGACATTGCCAGCGACACCTTTATGCTCGCCGCTCAAACCTGGAGTTTGAAAGGCATTCCCCCCAACCCCATCGCCTGGTTATATGCTGTTGCCAAAAACAAAGCCAAAAACTTTTTGCATCGCCAGGCTACCTTTACCGGTAAGATTGTTCCCGCAACCGCAGCGGCCGAAGACAGCGCCACCCTTCCAGAATACGAGATCGATCTGTCGCCACAAAACATCAACGACAGCCAGTTACAAATGATGTTTGCCATTTGTAACCCTGCCATTGCCCCAGAAGCACAAATAGGATTATCGCTTCGGATTTTGTGCGGTTTTGGTATTGAAGAAATTGCCGATGCATTTTTAACCAATAAAGAAACCATCAACAAACGACTGTTCAAGGCCAAAGAAAAATTACGTGAAGAAAATATTCGCATTGAATTGCCTGGCATTACTGAAATAGACGCGCGGTTGAATGCTGTTCTCGCCACTATTTACCTGTTGTTCAGCGAAGGGTATTATTCCATCAGCAATAATAAAACCGTGCGGAAGGAACTTTGTTTTGAAGCCATGCGGCTTTGTTATATGCTGATTGAAAACAAACACACCAACAAGCCACCCGTAAACGCCTTGTTATCGCTCATGTGTTTTCAGGCCTCCCGGTTTGAAGCCCGCATAAACGAAGAGGGCGGGCTTATTTTATACGATGAGCAGGATACCAGCCTGTGGGATGCCGACCTCATCAGCAAAGGCAGCTATTTCCTGAACTGTTCCGCCACCGGCAATCAGTTATCCAAATACCACCTCGAAGCTGCCATAGCCTGGTGGAGCACGCAAAAAGACGATACGCACGAAAAATGGGAATCCGTTTTACAACTCTATAACCGCTTATTAAGAATTGAATACTCCCCCATTGCGGCCCTCAACCGCACCTTTGCCCTCTCCAAAGCCAATGGCAAACCCGAAGCCATTATTGAGGCGGAAAAACTTCAACTCACCAGCAATCATTTTTACTACACGTTGCTGGGAGAATTATATACGGGCATTGATGATATTAAAGCTAAACAGAACTATGAACTAGCATTTGCGTTAGCTAAGACGGCTACTGATAAAACAACAATACGGAAGAAGGTTGACCAGTTAACCAGTTGA